The sequence TGCCCTCCTTAAGCCCCCGGGATGCGGCTCGATGTTGGGGTCCTGGGAAAAGATTGCCGAGGGCTGAGATGGGGCATTTGTAAATCGCGTACCTCCCGACAAAACCTCCGCCCGGACTTGGGTTGTTTTAAGGTGGGAATCAGAGATAAGActggtgtctttttcttttttgggccGCACCGCGTAGCATGTGGCATTCTAGggctccgaccagggatcgaacccatgccacCTACACTGAgagcacggagtctcaaccactggaccagccAGGGAAGTCCGGGGGCTTTGCCTCTTAAAGAAAAGCAATTcgtttaaaataagtaaataaataaaagtagttcTAAGTGTTAGAAACGGCCTTCCCGTTTCCCCAATGGCATAAGCAACCCACAAGGACCCCCAAAGATAAAATGATCCCTGGTACTATTTTTAACTcagtgccccccgccccccattggTGTTTAAAAGAGAATGCAAGAGCCCTTTCCAGGAATCAAATCTAAATCAGCCCTCTAAGAGCCGGCCGTGCGCACGAGAGGGTCCTCCGTATTCAAAAGCAGGGTTTCCAAGGAGTGGGGACCGCCTTCTCTATGTTCATCCCAAGAAAAGTGATTCTGGGGAAACCGGACCTTTGAAGCATCAGACTCACAGAAAACCCACCTCAAGACCCATGAGCTACAGGGCTCACAAGGACTGTGAATTCAggcaaggggagaaaaaaagactgattCACGGCAGAAAACACACCACAACCAACacctcttttctgctttttttttttataagcgGTTGCACTGCAGactcactgttaacattttcccCCAAACATAAAACTGGTGTCTCTTGAAAACAGGGCGTCTGGCCAGAGTGTCTCTCCCCGGCTACCCAGAGGCAAGGTTCCCACGTCAATGACAGTGCAAAGAGGTTCCTTCACCAACCAACGGCTAACACCCACGGATGGTGTCGGTGGAGGACACACAGGGGTTTCATCCTCGCGGCCCATCGGTTTCAATCTTTCTCCGATTTACCCCAAACCGTCCCTCGCAAAGAACACGAACGCTGCAGGTATGGAATTATCTAGGAGGCAAAACATCCCTGCCGGCCGTGCTTCTGTCGCTGAGTTCAGCATTTGCAATCCTATCAGCGGACACCTGGGGCTTTGATAAGTCATTTCTTTCCCTTGCGCTAGGACGCAAGGGGCCCCTCCAGAGAAAATGCTCATTTTCACCAGCTCTGGGCCACCCAAAGCCCATCTCTGTCCTCTGAGCCCCCCAAAGCCCCCCACCTGTCCTCTGGGCCACCCAAAGCCCATCTCTCTCCTTTGGGGCAACCAAAGCCCGTCTCTGTCCTCTGGGCCGCCCGAAGCCCCACCAAAGGTCCATCTCTCTGTTTTGTGCATTTCCTCTGTCCCGGGCAGCGCGCCCACCGGCGGGGTCAGTACTGACAGACAAGCCTCCGACGAGAGGCGCCCACGCGCggtcccctccccccccccccccccccaccgccgcgCTACACGAAGCTGCCGTCCCTGAGGCCGAAGTAGCCGGCGTGGCCGGCATCGCCCAGAGGGAACGCCTGCTCGTGGCCCAGGCCCCACTCGCCCTCGTCCTCATCCTCCAGCTCGGCCGCGGCGCCGCGCGCGTTCTCGTACAGGAAGATCTGCTCGTGCACGTGCGCGGGGGCCAGGCGGTTCCGCTTGGCGCTGACGACGTTGGCCGAGGAGCCGAAGAGGCGCTCGGGGCAGACGCGCGTGGCCGCCACGGACCAGTACTTCTGCAGCACCCTGGGCAGCAGCGGGAAGAGCGCCAAGCGGTCGGACCACCACCTGAGGGGGTCCTCGTTGAGCGCCAGCACCTTCTGCGACTTGAAGTTGCTGAGCTCCTCCACCACCTGCGCGCGCCAGCCGTCCTGGTCCTCGACGCCCGCCGCGGGGCAGAAGATCTCGGCCAGCATGTTGTGGATGACGCTGGCGGGCGGCGGCGTGGCCGAGGGCGCCGGCTTCTTCACGGGGGGCTCCTCGGGCGGGGCGTACAGCTGGTCCCCGGGGGCGCGGTAGGCGCCGTCCTTGGCCTTGTCCAGGAGCCCCTTGGCCTCCTCCACCACCCTGTTCTCCACCTGCTGCCTCTCAAAGGTGGACAGGAAGGGCAGCCTCTTGTAGCGCGGGTCCAGGAAGGTGGCCACGTTGAGGAACATGTCGATCTCGGGCGTCTCCTGGTAGGTCTTGGCGAGCTCCTTGGCGATCACCTCCTTGGCCATGCTGATCTCCTTGGAGTCCGTCTCCTTGCTGTTGAGCGTGCTGTTGAGAAGCATGTGCAGCAGGGGCTTCACCATGCTGATGGTGGGGTACTTGGACCCGGACAGCATGTCGGCCACCTGCTTGAAGGGCTGCAGCAGGTCCACCAGGCCCTCGATGGTGGCCCACTCGGCGGCCTCCAGCAGGAGGTGGTGGTTGTTGCTGTCCTCCAGGAGGACCCCGGCGATGGCGAACTGCTGCTCCTTGAGGCGCTGCAGCATGGCCAGTGTGCTGCCCCACCAGGACACGCGGTTGCTGACCAGCATGCAGTGGGCGGCGTTCTGCTGCTTCTGCTTCTCGTACAGCATGTACATGGCCACGGTGGACTGCTGGAAGTACTCCACCAGCCTGCGGCAGCGGCCGAGCAGCGCGCCCAGCTTGGGCAGCCGGAAGGCCTGCTGGATGCCCGCGTCGAACGTGTGGCCCAGGCAGGGCATCTGCACCGCGATGTCCAGCAGCGAGCAGGCCTTGGCGATGTCCTTGCCACGGTCCGTGGTGGCGCTGAAGACCTTGGAGCTGACGCCCCACTCGATGAAGGCTTCGTACAGGACGCGCGTGATGGTCTCGGCCGCATTGTCCTCCGGCACCTCGAAGGTCTTGAGGCAGCGGGAGCCCAGGAAGAGGCCGTGGGGGGCAGCGCGGCCCAGGAAGTGCGCGGCCAGCGTCACGTAGGTCCGATTCTGGCTCTCGCTGCGCCACAGGTCGGTGGAGATGCCGCACCACGCGGCCTCCGCCAGCTCCTTGAGGACCGCGTCGCGCACGGCGCCGTAGCGCTCGGGGATGGCCTTGCCGCAGAAGAACTTGCGGCTGGGCAGCTCGTAGCGCGGCTCGGCCGTCTTCAGCAGCACCTTGAACGTGGGCTCGTCCACGATGGACGCGGGATAGAGCCCCTCGCAGATGAGGCCCATGACGGCGGCCGTCAGTTCCTGCTGCCTGCGGCCCTCGTAGCCGTGcaccgctgccgccgccgccaccgccgccgccttGGCGGCCGGCGGCTCCTGCGCGCTCTGCTGCGCGGCCTCGGGCTTGAGCTTGGAGAAGGCGCTGGCGAAGGCCTCACGCATCTGCTCCGTGTTGCTCTTGACAAACTCGCAGAACTCATCGGGGTGGTTCTTCTCCAGGTGGTAGGACAGGTTGGAGGTGTTGCCCGAGTAGGCGATCTGGGCCATGCAGATGCGGCAGTAGATCTTCTTCCACTGCAGGATGCAGCCCTCGGCGTTCGTGTCGAAGCCGAAGTAGCGCCACACTTTGCTCTTGGCGCGCGGATGCGCCACCAGCTTGAGGTCGGTCTGCGCGCCCTCCAGGCTCTTGCCCTCCATTGCGCCACCCGGGCCGGGCCTCGCTCATTCGGGACGACCTGCCGAGAAGCAGCGAGACAAACACAGCGTGAGAAGAGACCCGGCTCCGGCCGGCGGGGAGCGGGGCTGCTCCGGAATCAAGGGCGCACGCAGAGGGTCCCCGGGGGCCGCCGCTCCGGCTCGTGGCTTTGGCACAGCAGAGGGGCCAGTCTGATAAGCCAGCAACTCTTCCATCCAGGTGCGTCCGAAGACACGCGTTTTTTTATTGTTAGTTTTGGGATCGTCTTTGGACTCCTGATGACAGCTCTTTCCTCACCTGAGCTGCTTTACTCTGTCCTGTTCTAGGAAATCCAGGAGCCCCGACGCCAAGCAGGGGGGCCTGTTCTCCAGACGGAGGCCACATTCCCAAGCACCCCGCCAGCCCAAGACGACCCACCTCCCCAACCAAAAACCTGGTCGTCAAGTACACGTGCCACACGCCACCATCAGATGTGGCTCCAATCAGAAGACGGAAACAGAGGGTCTCAAGCGGATATTAAGTTGTCAGAGTGGCATTAAATACAAGCTTCctctaattttatgttttgaaatgaTGCCTTTTTGACCACAATGAGATctcacctcacccccaccccccagtggaATGGgtttcatcaaaaagaacacaaataacaaatgctggtgaggctgtggagaaaagggaaccctcctacaccattggtggggatataaactggtgcagccactatggagaacaggatggaggttccttaaaaaactaaaaatagagctactatacgattcagcaatcccactcctggatatttatctgaaagaaaaaaaccactcaTTAGaaaaaagatccatgcacccccatgttcacagcaccactattcacaacagccaagacatggaagcaacctaaacgtccattgtCCACggacagagggatggataaagaagatggggtacgtatatacagtggagtacgactcagccatgaaaaaggaacgaaatcgcacaatttgcagcaacatggataggcTTGGAGattattatgtttagtgaaataaatcagacagaccaagacaaatactgtatggtttcagttatatgtggaatccaaaaaaaaatttttttttcaactagtgaatacaacagaaaagaagcaaactcacagatatacagaacaaattactggttaccagtggggagaaggaagggagaggggcaatataggggaaGGGGATTGAGAAGAACAAACTATAATACtcggtataaaataaataagatacaagaatatatagtacaacacaggaaatacagccagtattttataacgactataaatggagtataacctttaaaaacagtgagtcactatgttgtacacctgaaacttatataatattgtacattaacttATATCaattaaagaaagttaaaaatattacctTCTGAACTGCACAtgctctattttgttttgtttttttaatctatctgtctacctatctatctatccatccatccatcacttatatctatctatctacctatctatctatccatccatccatcactttatctatctatctacctatctatccattcatccatccatcacttatatctatctacctatctatctatccatccatccatccatccatcacttatatcttatctatctatctatctacctatctacccaTCActtatatctatctacctatctatccatccatccatcacttatatctatctatctacctatctatctacctatctatccatccatccatcacttatatctatctatccacctatctatccatccatcacttatatctatctatctatctacctatctatccatccatccatcactttatctatctatctacctatctatccatccatccatccatcacttatatctatctatctatctacctatctacctatccatccatccatcacttatatctatctacctatctatccatccatccatcacttatatctatctatctacctatctatccatccatccatcactttatctatctatctacctatctatctatccatccatccatccatccatcacttatatctatctatctacctatctatccatccatccatcacttatatctatctacctatctatctatatatccatccatccatcacatctatctatctacctatctatccatccatccatcacttatttctatctacctatctatctatccatccatccatcacatctatctatctatctacctatctatttatccatccatccatcacttatatctatctatctatctacctatctatccatccatccatcacttatatctatctacctatctatccatccatccatcacttatatctatctacctatctatttatccatccatccatcacttatatctatctatctatcttggctgcgtcaggtcttcgttgaggcatgcagcatctagttccccgaccagggatcgaacccgcgccccctgcactgggagcgcagagtctaacccactggaccaccagggacgtccctctATTTTCTCCTGGCTGCATCTGGCGTCAGGAACCAGATTGGGGCAATAATGGATTTCTCAATCCCTGGAACTTCTCAAAATGCCCACCGTGGGCACTCACACCTGGGCACAGAGACACCTACGAGCTGTGGTGCAGCATTGCCCGGCAGTCAGGGGGACGCATTCGGCGTCCCGGAGCTGCCAGTCAGAGCCAGGACACCCAAAAGGGCAGCTGAGCTTTCTTAAAAGCTGCCTGTTACTCACAGACGTAGCAAACGAACTAGTGGCCGCCAAAgtggaaaggtggggagggataaattaggggtttgggatgaacagatacacactactatatataaaatagataagcaacaaggaccta is a genomic window of Phocoena sinus isolate mPhoSin1 chromosome X, mPhoSin1.pri, whole genome shotgun sequence containing:
- the ZBED1 gene encoding zinc finger BED domain-containing protein 1, yielding MEGKSLEGAQTDLKLVAHPRAKSKVWRYFGFDTNAEGCILQWKKIYCRICMAQIAYSGNTSNLSYHLEKNHPDEFCEFVKSNTEQMREAFASAFSKLKPEAAQQSAQEPPAAKAAAVAAAAAVHGYEGRRQQELTAAVMGLICEGLYPASIVDEPTFKVLLKTAEPRYELPSRKFFCGKAIPERYGAVRDAVLKELAEAAWCGISTDLWRSESQNRTYVTLAAHFLGRAAPHGLFLGSRCLKTFEVPEDNAAETITRVLYEAFIEWGVSSKVFSATTDRGKDIAKACSLLDIAVQMPCLGHTFDAGIQQAFRLPKLGALLGRCRRLVEYFQQSTVAMYMLYEKQKQQNAAHCMLVSNRVSWWGSTLAMLQRLKEQQFAIAGVLLEDSNNHHLLLEAAEWATIEGLVDLLQPFKQVADMLSGSKYPTISMVKPLLHMLLNSTLNSKETDSKEISMAKEVIAKELAKTYQETPEIDMFLNVATFLDPRYKRLPFLSTFERQQVENRVVEEAKGLLDKAKDGAYRAPGDQLYAPPEEPPVKKPAPSATPPPASVIHNMLAEIFCPAAGVEDQDGWRAQVVEELSNFKSQKVLALNEDPLRWWSDRLALFPLLPRVLQKYWSVAATRVCPERLFGSSANVVSAKRNRLAPAHVHEQIFLYENARGAAAELEDEDEGEWGLGHEQAFPLGDAGHAGYFGLRDGSFV